The proteins below are encoded in one region of Micromonospora pisi:
- the hflX gene encoding GTPase HflX encodes MAGAWLLGSDAATRADRPRAVLVAVRNEADPQDSGSGTELSLAELERLADTDGLTVVDAVVQSRPRPDSATYVGAGKVQELTEAAERGHADLVIADGELTPGQVRNLEEQVGVRVVDRTALILDVFAEHARTSEGRLQVELAQIAYQLPRLRGDGRGLSRVGGGRVAGGAGMGVRGPGEQRLETQRRRLRQRASRLGERVRELSRRREQTRRRRTRNRVPSVAITGYTNAGKSALLNRLTGADVLVEDVLFATLDPTVRRIRVDDIVATLADTVGFVRYLPHQLVDAFRSTLEEVSRSDLAVHVVDASAPDAANQIATVHDVLREIGAGDVPELLVLNKIDVAPQEQLTTLRRRYPDALAVSALTGAGVGELRTALAARLREVGTGTPSPSR; translated from the coding sequence GCAGGACAGCGGCTCGGGTACCGAACTCTCGCTGGCGGAGTTGGAACGGCTGGCGGACACCGACGGGCTCACCGTCGTGGACGCGGTCGTGCAGAGCCGTCCCCGACCCGACTCCGCCACCTACGTCGGCGCCGGGAAGGTACAGGAGTTGACCGAGGCGGCCGAACGGGGCCACGCCGATCTGGTGATCGCCGACGGAGAGTTGACCCCCGGCCAGGTGCGCAACCTGGAGGAACAGGTCGGGGTGCGGGTTGTCGACCGTACCGCGCTCATTCTGGACGTCTTCGCCGAACACGCCCGCACCAGCGAGGGACGCCTCCAGGTGGAGTTGGCCCAGATCGCGTACCAGTTGCCCCGCCTGCGTGGCGACGGCCGAGGGCTTTCCCGGGTCGGTGGTGGCCGGGTCGCCGGCGGCGCCGGTATGGGCGTCCGTGGCCCGGGTGAACAGCGCTTGGAGACGCAGCGGCGCCGGCTGCGGCAGCGGGCTTCCCGGCTGGGCGAGCGGGTGCGGGAGCTGTCCCGGCGACGGGAGCAGACCCGTCGGCGCCGCACCCGCAACCGGGTGCCCTCCGTGGCGATCACCGGCTACACGAACGCGGGAAAGTCAGCCCTGCTCAACCGCCTGACCGGGGCGGACGTTCTCGTCGAGGACGTACTCTTCGCCACCCTCGACCCGACGGTGCGCCGGATCAGGGTCGACGACATCGTCGCCACACTCGCCGACACCGTGGGTTTCGTCCGCTACCTGCCCCACCAACTGGTCGACGCCTTCCGCTCGACGTTGGAGGAGGTCAGCAGGAGTGACCTGGCCGTACACGTGGTCGACGCCTCGGCGCCGGACGCGGCGAACCAGATCGCCACGGTGCACGACGTGCTGCGTGAGATCGGTGCGGGGGATGTGCCGGAGCTCCTCGTGCTCAACAAGATCGACGTAGCACCGCAGGAGCAGTTGACCACCTTGCGACGGAGGTACCCCGACGCGCTGGCGGTGTCGGCGCTGACCGGGGCGGGCGTCGGCGAACTACGTACCGCGCTTGCCGCCCGGCTCAGGGAGGTCGGCACCGGGACACCGAGCCCGTCCAGGTGA
- a CDS encoding NAD(P)/FAD-dependent oxidoreductase: MDSRRAGGTGGAGHGAATAGGPAGTGQDDRESVVVVGAGPAGLTAALMLIRAGYRPLVLEASGEVGGISRTVERDGWRFDLGGHRFFTKVDEVRELWHEILPEQDFLSRPRMSRILYQGRLYDYPLKPMNALRNLGLLEAMRCVGSYGWVRIRPPRDQSTFEGWVSARFGRRLYGMFFKTYTEKVWGVPGNQIQADWAAQRIKNLSLGGAVREALRPSKLRRGRQEITTLIDEFEYPRLGPGMMWQRARELVEAGGGEVRLHRPVRDIRRAGGRVTGLTVSHDGKPEFIACDRLISSMPLTELVLMMDPPAEVERAARGLSYRDFLTVALVLPVQDVFPDNWIYVHTPGVRVGRVQNFGSWSPYLVKDGYTCLGLEYFVNEGDDLWQTPDADLIALAARELTSLGLVEGEVEAGYVVRVPKAYPVYDAGYAEHVEVLRRWLERVAPNVYPVGRNGMHKYNNQDHSMLTAMLAVENITGADHDLWSVNVESDYHEQKAEASSGGGRAAPTFAEASQGGR; encoded by the coding sequence GTGGACAGCAGGCGGGCCGGCGGAACCGGTGGGGCAGGGCACGGGGCGGCCACGGCGGGCGGACCGGCGGGGACGGGCCAGGACGACCGGGAGTCGGTCGTCGTGGTCGGTGCCGGACCGGCCGGGTTGACCGCCGCGCTGATGCTGATCCGGGCGGGCTACCGGCCCCTGGTGCTCGAGGCCAGTGGCGAGGTGGGCGGAATCAGCCGGACCGTGGAGCGCGACGGATGGCGTTTCGACCTGGGCGGCCATCGTTTCTTCACCAAGGTCGACGAGGTACGCGAACTGTGGCACGAGATCCTGCCGGAACAGGATTTCCTGAGCCGACCCCGGATGAGCCGCATCCTGTACCAGGGCCGCCTGTACGACTACCCGCTCAAGCCGATGAACGCGCTACGTAACCTCGGACTGCTGGAGGCGATGCGGTGCGTCGGCTCGTACGGGTGGGTGCGGATCCGTCCGCCGCGTGATCAGAGCACCTTCGAAGGCTGGGTCAGCGCCCGGTTCGGCCGGCGCCTGTACGGCATGTTCTTCAAGACGTACACCGAGAAGGTGTGGGGCGTGCCGGGCAACCAGATCCAGGCGGACTGGGCGGCACAGCGGATCAAGAACCTGTCACTGGGGGGCGCGGTACGCGAGGCGCTGCGCCCGTCCAAACTGCGGCGGGGCCGGCAGGAGATCACCACGCTCATCGACGAGTTCGAGTACCCGCGCCTCGGTCCGGGCATGATGTGGCAGCGGGCCCGGGAGTTGGTCGAGGCCGGCGGAGGCGAGGTGCGCCTGCACCGCCCGGTGCGCGACATCCGCCGGGCCGGCGGACGGGTCACCGGGTTGACGGTCTCCCACGACGGCAAGCCCGAGTTCATCGCGTGTGACCGTCTGATCTCGTCCATGCCACTGACCGAACTCGTCCTGATGATGGACCCGCCGGCAGAGGTCGAGCGGGCCGCCCGGGGGCTGAGCTACCGCGACTTCCTGACGGTCGCACTCGTGCTGCCGGTCCAGGACGTGTTCCCGGACAACTGGATCTACGTGCACACGCCGGGCGTACGGGTGGGGCGGGTGCAGAACTTCGGCTCCTGGTCGCCGTACCTGGTGAAGGACGGCTACACCTGCCTCGGACTGGAGTACTTCGTCAACGAGGGCGACGACCTGTGGCAGACCCCGGACGCGGACCTGATCGCACTTGCCGCCCGGGAGCTGACCAGTCTCGGCCTGGTCGAGGGCGAGGTGGAGGCCGGGTACGTCGTCCGGGTCCCGAAGGCGTACCCGGTCTACGACGCCGGGTACGCCGAGCACGTCGAGGTGCTGCGGCGCTGGCTGGAGCGGGTGGCCCCGAACGTCTACCCGGTCGGGCGCAACGGCATGCACAAGTACAACAACCAGGACCACTCGATGCTGACCGCGATGCTGGCGGTCGAGAACATCACCGGCGCGGACCACGACCTGTGGTCGGTCAACGTGGAGTCCGACTACCACGAGCAGAAGGCCGAGGCGTCCAGCGGAGGCGGCCGGGCGGCACCGACGTTCGCGGAGGCGTCCCAGGGTGGGCGATGA
- a CDS encoding glycosyltransferase family 39 protein, with translation MSTASPSRRHPWRAHPALVVSVLLLLISGILLRFLATSPLWLDEAQSVAISELPLPQLFDALRADAAPPLYYLLLHGWIGLVGTGDWAVRALSGLFAVAALPLFYLLARRSAAGLATLALAAANPWLVRYATEARPYALEVLLVLLGVLCLERVYRRPGPAPAALLALVVGLLLLTHYWSLFLYPVVGLGLLVSLLRTRSRAAGWSLAGLAAGAVLFVPWLPSFRYQVQHTGTPWTGRSGSQVLLHLVAEWGTAGLRPPIVLLLVTWPLTVWAALTGGRRSRLLGAAGGATLLLAFGVAWLTGSAVVSRYTAVVVPLALLLLGTGAALLPRRWPALIVTGLALSWLATDAVLVTRQRTDAGPIAAVLNRHLTDADTVIFCPDQLGPDIVRRLHAHPRLLSFPHQDTPGRLDWIDYKQRIESQDPVRLAEQVAAGRDGGAVWLIPRYGYRPFGERCQQLGIALERVLGPAQQSEVTSRGAREPIWRWER, from the coding sequence ATGAGCACGGCCAGCCCCTCACGGCGCCACCCCTGGCGCGCACACCCGGCGCTGGTCGTATCGGTCCTGCTGCTGCTGATCAGCGGAATCCTGCTGCGTTTCCTGGCGACCTCCCCGTTGTGGCTGGACGAGGCGCAGAGCGTCGCGATCAGTGAGCTGCCCCTTCCCCAGCTCTTCGACGCGTTACGTGCCGACGCCGCACCCCCGCTGTACTACCTGCTGCTGCACGGCTGGATCGGTCTTGTCGGCACCGGGGACTGGGCCGTACGCGCCCTGTCCGGCCTGTTCGCGGTCGCCGCGCTGCCGCTCTTCTACCTTCTGGCGAGACGCTCGGCGGCAGGACTGGCCACACTGGCGCTGGCAGCGGCGAACCCGTGGTTGGTGCGGTACGCCACCGAGGCCCGGCCGTACGCCCTGGAGGTGCTGCTGGTGCTGCTCGGGGTGCTCTGCCTCGAGCGGGTGTACCGACGGCCCGGACCAGCGCCTGCCGCACTCCTGGCCCTGGTCGTCGGGCTGCTGCTGCTGACCCACTACTGGTCGTTGTTCCTCTACCCGGTGGTCGGTCTCGGCCTGCTGGTGTCGCTGCTGCGAACCAGGTCCCGCGCGGCCGGCTGGAGCCTGGCCGGGCTCGCCGCCGGAGCCGTACTGTTCGTCCCCTGGCTGCCCAGCTTCCGGTATCAGGTCCAGCACACCGGCACCCCGTGGACCGGACGCAGCGGATCCCAGGTCCTCCTGCACCTGGTCGCCGAGTGGGGGACTGCCGGCCTGCGACCGCCGATCGTGCTGCTCCTGGTCACCTGGCCACTGACTGTCTGGGCCGCGCTCACCGGTGGGCGCCGTTCCCGACTGCTCGGCGCGGCTGGTGGCGCCACCCTCCTGCTCGCCTTCGGCGTGGCGTGGCTGACCGGGTCGGCGGTGGTCAGTCGCTACACCGCCGTCGTGGTGCCGCTGGCACTGCTCCTGCTCGGGACGGGTGCCGCGCTGCTTCCCCGGCGGTGGCCGGCCCTGATCGTCACCGGCCTGGCGCTGTCCTGGCTGGCGACGGACGCGGTCCTCGTGACCCGGCAACGTACCGACGCCGGACCCATCGCCGCGGTGCTCAACCGTCACCTCACCGATGCCGACACGGTGATCTTCTGCCCCGATCAGCTCGGACCGGACATCGTCCGGCGGCTGCATGCCCACCCCCGGCTGCTCAGCTTTCCCCACCAGGACACCCCTGGCCGGCTCGACTGGATCGACTACAAGCAGCGGATCGAGAGCCAGGATCCCGTACGACTCGCCGAACAGGTCGCCGCTGGGCGCGACGGTGGAGCCGTCTGGCTGATCCCCCGCTACGGCTACCGGCCTTTCGGTGAGCGCTGCCAGCAGTTGGGCATCGCGCTGGAACGCGTACTCGGCCCCGCGCAGCAGTCGGAGGTGACCAGCCGAGGCGCCCGGGAGCCAATCTGGCGATGGGAGCGGTAG
- a CDS encoding hemerythrin domain-containing protein yields the protein MTTIQEQDVLDLLHEQHNQIKALFGQLSRAQGTEKRELFEDLVRLLAVHESAEEIVVHPRAERKIEGGADVVQKRRHEEDQAKRELSALYDLGVEHPDFDSRLSTFADAVVEHASREESEEFPSLRRNSSPEQLRRMAGALRAAEAMAPTRPHPHSGESRTANLVAGPPMALFDRLRDAVRDWRESHRDQD from the coding sequence ATGACCACGATTCAGGAACAGGACGTGCTCGACCTGCTGCATGAGCAGCACAACCAGATCAAGGCCCTGTTCGGCCAGCTGAGTCGTGCCCAGGGGACGGAGAAACGAGAGCTGTTCGAGGATCTGGTCCGGCTGTTGGCGGTACACGAGAGCGCCGAGGAGATCGTGGTGCACCCACGGGCCGAGCGGAAGATCGAAGGCGGCGCGGATGTGGTGCAGAAGCGCAGACACGAGGAAGATCAGGCCAAGCGGGAGCTGTCGGCCCTGTACGACCTGGGCGTGGAGCACCCGGACTTCGATTCCCGGCTGTCCACGTTCGCCGACGCGGTGGTTGAGCACGCCAGCCGGGAGGAGTCGGAGGAGTTCCCGTCGTTGCGGCGGAATTCGTCGCCGGAGCAGTTGCGGCGGATGGCTGGCGCGTTGCGAGCGGCGGAGGCGATGGCTCCGACCCGTCCGCATCCGCACAGCGGTGAGTCCAGGACCGCCAATCTCGTCGCGGGCCCGCCGATGGCGTTGTTCGACCGGCTGCGCGACGCCGTACGTGACTGGCGTGAGTCGCACCGGGACCAGGACTGA
- a CDS encoding FAD-dependent oxidoreductase: protein MAPDSGVAESYWMDSTGSTSFPALAGDVEVDVAVVGGGIAGLCTAWELVRAGLQVAIFEADRVASGVTGYTTAKLTAQHGLVYAHLRSSFGADAARQYAASQQDAIAHVAEIVAELDIECDLERLPAFTYLPPESDPGQIEAEVEAATAAGLPASLVTETGLPYRIGAAIRVEQQAQFHPRRYLLALASDLTARGGQIFERTRIVGLDEGEPCRLTSESGATVTAREVVVATHYPIFDRAALFTRLEPRRELVVAAVIDPDDDPAGMYVTPAENTRSVRTAPYGEGRRLLIVTGETFKPGTPGVADRLATLTDWTSERFRVEAFAYHWAAQDNMTTDHVPHVGRLHPGAEHVYVATGFNAWGMSSAVMASRLLTGLIGGDVPPWAALYDPRRVHPTVEAGNFLKANIAVARRFVGDRIRPTTHADSPEDIAPGNGAIVRISGERCAAYRDDAGDLHTVSATCTHLGCLVAFNEVEKTWDCPCHGSRFGTDGTVIQGPATKPLRPREPDGQESGRT from the coding sequence ATGGCACCGGATTCGGGCGTGGCGGAGTCGTACTGGATGGACTCGACCGGTTCGACGTCGTTCCCGGCGTTGGCGGGGGACGTCGAGGTGGACGTCGCGGTGGTCGGCGGTGGTATCGCCGGCCTCTGTACGGCCTGGGAGTTGGTCAGGGCCGGCCTTCAGGTGGCGATCTTCGAGGCTGACCGGGTCGCGAGTGGCGTGACCGGGTACACCACCGCGAAGCTGACCGCCCAGCATGGGCTGGTCTACGCGCATCTGCGGTCGAGTTTCGGCGCCGATGCGGCCCGCCAGTACGCCGCGTCCCAGCAGGACGCGATCGCCCACGTGGCGGAGATCGTGGCCGAACTGGACATCGAGTGTGACCTGGAGCGGCTGCCGGCCTTCACCTACCTGCCGCCGGAGTCGGACCCGGGGCAGATCGAGGCCGAGGTCGAGGCGGCGACAGCGGCGGGACTTCCGGCGTCGTTGGTCACCGAGACCGGGCTGCCGTACCGGATCGGCGCGGCGATCCGGGTCGAGCAGCAGGCACAGTTCCATCCGCGCCGGTACCTGCTCGCCCTGGCCTCGGATCTCACCGCCCGAGGCGGTCAGATATTCGAACGGACCCGGATCGTCGGCCTGGACGAGGGAGAGCCGTGCCGGTTGACGAGCGAATCCGGTGCGACGGTGACCGCGCGTGAGGTGGTGGTCGCCACCCACTACCCGATCTTCGATCGGGCGGCGCTCTTCACCCGCCTGGAGCCACGCCGTGAGTTGGTGGTGGCCGCGGTCATTGATCCCGACGACGACCCGGCCGGCATGTACGTGACGCCAGCGGAGAACACCCGGTCGGTTCGGACCGCTCCGTACGGTGAGGGTCGGCGCCTGTTGATCGTCACGGGTGAGACCTTCAAGCCCGGGACTCCCGGCGTTGCCGACCGGTTGGCGACGTTGACCGACTGGACCAGCGAGAGGTTCCGGGTCGAGGCGTTCGCCTACCACTGGGCGGCGCAGGACAACATGACCACCGATCACGTGCCCCACGTCGGTCGACTGCATCCCGGTGCCGAGCATGTGTACGTGGCGACCGGCTTCAACGCCTGGGGAATGAGCAGCGCGGTGATGGCCAGCCGGTTACTGACCGGCCTGATCGGCGGGGATGTTCCACCGTGGGCGGCGCTCTACGACCCACGTCGGGTCCATCCCACCGTCGAGGCGGGGAACTTCCTCAAGGCCAACATCGCCGTCGCGCGCCGGTTCGTCGGGGATCGGATCCGTCCCACCACCCACGCCGATTCGCCCGAGGACATCGCCCCCGGCAACGGCGCGATCGTCCGGATCTCCGGCGAGCGCTGCGCGGCGTACCGCGACGACGCGGGGGACCTGCACACGGTCTCGGCAACGTGCACGCATCTGGGCTGCCTCGTGGCCTTCAACGAGGTGGAGAAAACCTGGGACTGTCCCTGTCACGGCTCCCGGTTCGGCACCGACGGCACGGTGATCCAAGGACCGGCCACGAAGCCGCTGCGGCCACGGGAGCCGGACGGTCAGGAGTCCGGACGGACCTAG
- a CDS encoding cytochrome c oxidase assembly protein codes for MTDGLAHSTLSDGGRGWLPIFAVVVLTGCYLAAAGRARRTTAGWRPLRAASFVVGAGLLAVAFSPVVASAAHHDVRAHMVQHLLVGMYAPLALTLAAPMTLALRTLPGWGRRGVTSLLRSRVSHLLSRPVTVLLLNVGGLYVVYLTPLYVHARTNEALHIAVHVHLFLAGYLFAWFAAGPDPAPRRPSLSVRLSVLVLAAAAHAVLAKLLYARASHWPPGAALDPGNVRDAAQLMYYGGDLAELLLAVAVFTAWGRRRTRRARPSHPVAETSVR; via the coding sequence ATGACGGACGGGTTGGCCCACTCCACGCTGAGCGACGGCGGTCGGGGTTGGCTGCCGATCTTCGCGGTCGTCGTGTTGACCGGGTGCTACCTGGCCGCTGCCGGCCGGGCCCGGCGTACGACGGCCGGATGGCGTCCCCTCCGGGCCGCTTCGTTCGTCGTCGGTGCCGGGCTGCTGGCCGTCGCCTTCTCTCCCGTGGTCGCTTCGGCCGCCCACCACGATGTGCGGGCGCACATGGTGCAGCATCTGCTGGTCGGAATGTACGCCCCGCTCGCGCTCACGCTGGCCGCGCCGATGACGCTGGCGCTGCGAACCCTGCCGGGGTGGGGCCGGCGGGGCGTGACGTCCCTTCTCCGTTCGCGGGTGTCGCATCTGCTGAGCCGTCCGGTGACCGTGCTCCTGCTCAACGTCGGCGGCCTCTACGTGGTCTACCTGACGCCGCTGTACGTCCATGCCCGGACGAACGAGGCACTGCACATCGCCGTACATGTGCACCTGTTCCTCGCCGGATATCTGTTCGCCTGGTTCGCCGCCGGGCCGGACCCGGCTCCTCGGCGGCCCAGCCTGAGTGTGCGGCTCTCGGTGCTCGTCCTGGCCGCTGCCGCGCACGCGGTACTCGCCAAGCTTCTCTACGCCCGGGCATCCCACTGGCCACCCGGTGCCGCCCTCGATCCCGGCAACGTGCGCGACGCGGCACAGCTCATGTACTACGGCGGTGACCTGGCCGAGCTGCTCCTTGCGGTTGCCGTCTTCACTGCCTGGGGCCGCCGACGAACACGCCGCGCGAGACCATCGCACCCCGTGGCCGAGACATCGGTCCGCTGA
- a CDS encoding DUF2243 domain-containing protein: MLIGVGVMAAVDEIVFHQLLRWHHFYDRSTPALGLVSDGLLHAAELVALVAGFFLLADLRRHGWLVPASAWAGLFLGLGGFQLFDGVVDHKVLRVHQIRYGVEIVPYDVAWIASGALLLVVGALLALRTRRPSDAR; this comes from the coding sequence GTGCTCATCGGCGTAGGAGTGATGGCGGCGGTCGACGAGATCGTCTTCCATCAGCTCCTGCGCTGGCACCACTTCTATGACCGGTCCACGCCCGCCCTGGGTCTGGTCTCCGACGGGCTGCTGCACGCCGCGGAGCTGGTCGCGTTGGTCGCCGGTTTCTTCCTCCTCGCCGACCTGCGCCGCCACGGTTGGCTGGTGCCGGCGTCGGCGTGGGCGGGACTGTTCCTCGGGCTCGGCGGTTTCCAGCTCTTCGACGGCGTTGTCGACCACAAGGTGCTGCGTGTGCACCAGATCCGGTACGGCGTGGAGATCGTCCCGTACGACGTGGCCTGGATCGCCTCGGGCGCGCTACTGCTCGTCGTCGGGGCCCTGCTCGCGCTCCGTACCCGTCGGCCGTCGGACGCCCGATGA
- a CDS encoding glycosyltransferase → MTGASDLDQDVESTSVRGDPVALDLEYVLPVRWSDDAELDDLTRYLRWLGRRVDVTVVDGSPHGVFARHAAHWRPHVRHLRPDPDLCYANGKVNGVSTGLRLARHESVIIADDDVRYDDEALREMHRLLGRSDLVRPQNFFHPLPWHARWDSGRTLLNRAIDADYPGTLGIRRSTFLDMGGYDGDVLFENLELIRTVRGHGGVDVSDPGLYVRRLPPDVRRFWSQRVRQAYDDLAQPARMALFLAVLPVLAGLLARGRRVPLAVAAAGVMALAERGRRRAGGAAVYPFTTTLFAPAWVLERAVCSWLALGLRCGRGGAWYAGRRIRVAAHSQRALTRRR, encoded by the coding sequence ATGACCGGCGCGTCCGACCTGGACCAGGACGTGGAGTCGACGTCGGTCCGAGGCGATCCCGTCGCCCTGGATCTGGAGTACGTGCTGCCGGTCCGCTGGTCCGACGACGCCGAACTCGACGACCTGACCCGGTATCTGCGCTGGCTCGGTCGCCGGGTCGACGTGACGGTGGTCGACGGGTCACCGCACGGGGTGTTCGCCCGGCACGCCGCCCACTGGCGCCCCCACGTGAGACACCTGAGACCCGATCCTGACCTGTGTTACGCCAACGGCAAGGTCAACGGGGTGAGTACCGGGCTGCGGCTGGCCCGACACGAGAGCGTGATCATCGCCGACGACGACGTCCGGTACGACGACGAGGCACTGCGCGAGATGCATCGGCTACTCGGCCGGTCGGATCTGGTCCGGCCGCAGAACTTCTTCCACCCGCTACCCTGGCACGCCCGCTGGGACAGCGGCCGGACCCTGCTCAACCGGGCCATCGACGCGGACTACCCCGGCACCCTCGGCATCCGCCGGTCGACGTTCCTCGACATGGGTGGCTACGACGGCGACGTGCTGTTCGAGAACCTCGAACTCATCCGCACCGTTCGTGGTCACGGCGGCGTCGACGTCTCCGATCCCGGCCTCTACGTGCGCCGGCTACCGCCGGACGTCCGCCGGTTCTGGTCCCAGCGGGTCCGACAGGCGTACGACGACCTGGCCCAGCCCGCCCGAATGGCACTCTTCCTGGCTGTCCTACCCGTGCTGGCCGGGCTGCTCGCCCGGGGCCGACGAGTTCCGTTGGCGGTGGCCGCAGCAGGCGTCATGGCACTTGCCGAGCGGGGCAGACGCCGAGCCGGCGGAGCGGCCGTCTACCCGTTCACCACGACGCTGTTCGCCCCGGCCTGGGTGCTGGAACGCGCGGTGTGCAGTTGGCTGGCGCTCGGCCTGCGATGCGGTCGGGGTGGAGCGTGGTACGCCGGCCGACGGATCCGGGTCGCCGCCCACAGCCAGCGTGCCCTCACCCGTCGGCGCTGA
- a CDS encoding CDGSH iron-sulfur domain-containing protein produces MAHTGSGEPSTTVTSYEDGPLLLRGNFELRTPGGDVIDPGRDTVALCRCGGSAVKPFCDGTHKSLGFRAPAGPDPAPDGQRYGEAGTVAEISADG; encoded by the coding sequence ATGGCACACACAGGCAGCGGCGAGCCGTCCACCACGGTCACTTCGTACGAGGACGGGCCCCTGTTACTCAGGGGGAACTTCGAGTTGCGTACCCCCGGCGGGGATGTCATCGATCCCGGGCGAGACACGGTCGCACTGTGTCGATGTGGGGGATCAGCGGTCAAACCCTTCTGCGACGGCACCCACAAATCCCTCGGCTTCCGGGCGCCTGCCGGGCCTGACCCGGCTCCCGATGGTCAGCGGTACGGGGAGGCCGGTACCGTCGCGGAAATCAGCGCCGACGGGTGA
- a CDS encoding DUF3618 domain-containing protein: MSTDQDRIRANIEQTQDDLGRNVDALGDRVNPRRVAQHQTERARGTWQKVKENVMGSTEQVRDASLHARDASMHARDVGQERLSGLSTAASERMHGMGQSAQQQTQGHPLAAGLVAFGLGILASSLLPTSQPERQMAGQLRHKASEHAGDLKQQAMGAARQTQDSLREPAQHAAESVKSKAGQGAGALRDQAQSTGQGLRGQAEKTAKDVRQQ, from the coding sequence GTGAGTACGGACCAGGACCGGATCCGAGCGAATATCGAGCAGACCCAGGACGACCTGGGCCGCAACGTGGACGCGCTCGGCGACAGGGTGAACCCACGCCGCGTCGCCCAGCACCAGACCGAACGGGCCCGCGGCACCTGGCAGAAGGTCAAGGAGAACGTCATGGGAAGCACCGAACAGGTCCGGGACGCGTCCCTGCACGCCCGGGACGCCTCCATGCACGCGCGTGACGTCGGGCAGGAGCGACTGTCCGGGCTCTCCACCGCCGCCAGCGAGCGGATGCACGGAATGGGCCAGAGCGCCCAGCAACAGACGCAGGGCCACCCCTTGGCCGCCGGTCTGGTCGCGTTCGGCCTCGGTATCCTCGCCTCCTCGCTGCTGCCCACCAGCCAGCCGGAACGTCAGATGGCGGGCCAACTCCGGCACAAGGCGTCCGAACACGCCGGTGACCTCAAGCAACAGGCGATGGGCGCGGCCCGTCAGACCCAGGACAGCCTGCGGGAGCCGGCGCAACACGCCGCGGAGTCGGTCAAGTCCAAGGCGGGCCAGGGCGCGGGTGCGCTACGCGACCAGGCCCAGTCGACCGGGCAGGGCCTGCGCGGGCAGGCGGAGAAGACCGCGAAGGACGTACGCCAGCAGTGA
- a CDS encoding phage holin family protein — translation MSSAASGPSAAQERERDPGRASIGSLLSGITRDTSTLIRQEIELAKAEARAEIRLAAKVAGMFGAAALGGFMVLLFLSYALWWGLSNVIDQGWSALIVAVVWALIAGVLITVARQRMRGLQALPQTTSTLRRTPGAVTGQGDHRSGGHQ, via the coding sequence ATGAGCAGCGCGGCCAGCGGACCGAGCGCCGCTCAGGAACGGGAGCGTGATCCGGGCAGAGCATCCATCGGCTCGTTGCTCAGCGGGATCACCCGGGACACGTCGACCCTGATCCGCCAGGAGATCGAGCTGGCCAAGGCTGAGGCGCGGGCCGAGATACGTCTCGCGGCGAAGGTCGCGGGCATGTTCGGTGCCGCCGCCCTCGGCGGGTTCATGGTTCTGCTGTTCCTCTCCTACGCACTGTGGTGGGGGCTGTCGAACGTCATCGACCAGGGCTGGTCGGCGTTGATCGTCGCGGTCGTCTGGGCACTGATCGCCGGGGTGCTGATCACCGTTGCACGACAACGGATGCGCGGCCTCCAAGCCCTGCCGCAGACCACCAGCACACTGCGTCGGACACCTGGTGCGGTCACCGGCCAGGGGGATCATCGATCGGGGGGACACCAGTGA
- a CDS encoding response regulator transcription factor, whose translation MPNPATVRIALVDDHPLFVRGLELLLGATSGGRASVVGSTGDAAGAAALVRRCLPDLALVDLHMPPPGGVRAIAAIRRASPGLRIVAMSGLGETDLAVEALRAGAAGYLPKSSEPEELLPPLLAVLDGWAVLPADLLTALLTPARTRLPASAVLDDEERLLLQLIAKGNSTVEIAQNLHVSERTVKRLTASLLRKLRVSTRAEAAALAGHAGLL comes from the coding sequence GTGCCCAACCCGGCCACCGTTCGCATCGCGCTGGTCGACGACCACCCGCTGTTCGTACGGGGCCTGGAACTGCTCCTTGGCGCGACCAGTGGCGGTCGGGCAAGCGTGGTCGGATCAACCGGTGACGCGGCCGGTGCCGCCGCACTCGTCCGGCGGTGCCTACCTGACCTGGCACTGGTCGACCTGCACATGCCGCCTCCCGGTGGGGTACGTGCCATCGCCGCCATCCGCCGCGCCAGCCCCGGTCTGCGGATCGTCGCCATGTCCGGGCTCGGCGAGACGGACCTCGCGGTCGAGGCGCTCCGGGCCGGGGCGGCGGGATACCTGCCCAAGAGCAGTGAACCCGAGGAACTGCTACCGCCGCTGCTCGCGGTCCTCGACGGTTGGGCCGTGCTCCCCGCCGACCTGCTCACCGCGCTACTCACGCCGGCACGTACCCGGCTTCCCGCCTCTGCCGTGCTGGATGACGAGGAACGCCTGCTGTTGCAGCTTATTGCGAAGGGAAACAGCACCGTTGAGATAGCTCAGAACCTGCACGTCTCCGAGCGGACGGTCAAACGGCTGACGGCGTCCCTGTTGCGGAAGCTGCGCGTGAGCACCCGGGCCGAGGCCGCCGCACTCGCCGGTCACGCTGGCCTGCTCTAG